The sequence AATCACGAATTTCTACGTGATGATGGGACACCCGCATCGCACCTTTTTAAATTCAAGCTGGCCGAGACGAGGCAGGACGGTTATCGAGAGAACTCCGTCAACTGGCAGGATGACGACTCGGTCCTCCCTCATACCCTCTCCCAGCGAAAGGACGACGGTAGACTCCAGTTCCAGGCGGGGGTGGCGGTGCTTCCCCTGAACCACATCGACCGGCTTTGTGGCCTGCCTCTTGTCGCTGGTAGGTTGAGATACGAGAGGTGTCCCCGTCCAGGGAACCAGTATCATGGAAACCTCCTGCTTGAGGAAACGACAGCTCCCACCATGAGGATGATTGAAGCCTCAATTGCCCTCCATGTTTCCTTGGTGATTCCCCAGAACCAACAGTAGGTGCGTGCGCTTCCCCGATCCTTCCTATCCGGAGCTTAGTGTGACTGCCTTGACTCGCTGGCACTGCCCTAAAGCTGCTTACCGATTAGGACACTACCTGGAGGTATCCCGACACCGGTCGCAGCGCGACCCATAATGACATCATGAGAGCTTTCGCCGTCCTAATGGGCGCCTCCCTTCTCCTCTCCCTCTCCGCCTGTGGCTTCCCCGTGTGGCGCGACCAAGCGCTCCTCGAGGTCGCCGAGGGGCGCTGGCATGTGGACCCCGAGCAGGTCCCTCCTGGTGGCGCGCCCTCGCAGACCATCGAGTTCTATGACGCCGGGGGACGGCATGTCGGCTACGGCAAGGTGCAAGGCGGGACGGCGGAGTTCTTCAACGCTGACGGAAGCCGGGCGGGGTTTGGGAAAAGTAGGCAGTGAGACGCATTAGTCCGGCAGGCTATCTTCTTGCTATTCTCTTCGCGGCTTTCATCTTTCCAGTCTCATCCTTCGCATGCACCCTCTCTGGCAAAGTGGTCCGGGTCGCAGACGGCGACACCTTGACGGTTCTCACCACGGACCAACGGCAAGTGACAATCCGACTCGCCCAGATCGACGCGCCAGAAAAGGCTCAACCATTCGGTCAACGGTCGAAACAATCGTTGCCTGAATTGGTCTTCGGCGGAGACGTGGAGATCAGGACTGAGGCCACTGACCGGAGTGGCCGCACAGTAGGCCGAGTGTCCCTGAATGGAACAGACATCAACCTGGAGCAGGTCACGCGAGGTATGGCCTGGGCATACCGGCAATATCTGACGGACGGTTCGTTTCTCGATGCGGAGCAGGTGGCCCGATCAGCAACGTGGCCTATGGAGCGAGCCGAATCCGACCCCGCCCTGGGAGTTTAGACGCCACAGAAAGGCCAAGGCTGAACATCTGAACCGCTAACCCCCAACCATAGTGAGGCTCGCGGAGATCGTGGAGCAGTGGGAGGGGGAAGGAAACCGTCTGGGTGTAAGACAAATTTATGGGTAATATTGACTTTTCCCTTTTTTTGGCCTATCATCTGATTGTTAATTGAGCAATCAGATAAGGAGGCCTTATGACAACACCACTTGAACAACTGGAAGAGCGC comes from Candidatus Methylomirabilis limnetica and encodes:
- a CDS encoding thermonuclease family protein; this translates as MRRISPAGYLLAILFAAFIFPVSSFACTLSGKVVRVADGDTLTVLTTDQRQVTIRLAQIDAPEKAQPFGQRSKQSLPELVFGGDVEIRTEATDRSGRTVGRVSLNGTDINLEQVTRGMAWAYRQYLTDGSFLDAEQVARSATWPMERAESDPALGV